The Archangium primigenium genomic interval ATCCGCCGGCATCCAGTTCCCGTCCAACCCAGGAGGTGGCGCGGCCGACTCCGCCTTCATCCGTTACTTCGCCGACAAGGGCGAAAACGCGATCCTCCGGATTGGCATTGACAACGATCCCGAGGACACGCTCAGTCTTTGGCAGGGCGGCGACGAGCGCCTGAGCATCCGCGATGGCGGTGTCACCCTCAAGGGCCATGTCAGCATCGAGGGTGGGCTCGCCGTCAAAACCCCTTCCCTGTCGGTCGGTGGCATGCACGTGGTACGCGCACAGGATCCGCTTCGGATCATCCGCGGCTCCGTGAGGGAAGACAAGACCATCGACGCAGGCAGCGGCTTCAGGATCAATAGAGGGGGAACCCTAACGGCTCTCCCAGGTGTTTTCGAGATCGAATTCGACCCTGTCTTCGAGAAGCCTCCCACCGTGATCGCGAGCAGGACCTTCCTCCCCGCTGGCCTGGATCCGAAGGCGGAAAACAACTGGTACACGCGGGTGCATGATGCAGACACCCGCACGAATGCATTGGTCATGGCAGTCACGAGCGATAGGCTCATCATCAAAGTGGGATTGGCGGATGGTAAGGGGGCCGCCATGCCCTTCCAATTCATCGCCATTGGCTCGTGAGCGTGCGGCCATGAGCGGACACATCAAGGAGCGCCTGCGCGCGCTGGATTCCGAATACGAAACGGGACAGAAGATGTTGGCGGAACTGGAGACGCGGCGCGATCACCTGACGCGGACCCTGCTGCGGATCGAGGGCGCGCGGCAGGCGCTCCGCGAAGTGCTCGCGCTCCCCCCGGACGCCTCCGTCTCCCCCCCTGACGAAAGTCAGGGCACCCCATGACCTGGGAAGAGCACAACCGGGCCTTCCTCTCCACCTGCCTCGAGCGGGTGCGGCGCCTGCTGGAGCGGCATGCCGAAGCGCCCCGCGCGGAGGCCCCCGTCGCGCCTCCCTCGCGAGAAGACGCCGACGCGTGGCCCGAGTGGCCCGCGGAGGCCGGACGTCCCCCCGCGCTGCGCGTGCTGTGCGAGACGTTCGGACTGAGCCCTTTCGAGCGGGACGTGCTCTTGCTGGGGGCCGGGATGGAGCTGGACTCGCGCATTCCCGCCGCGTGTGCCCGGGCCCAGGGAGACGCCCAACGGCCCTACCCCACTTTCGCCCTGGCGCTGGCGGCACTGCCCCACGCGCACTGGGATGCCCTGTCACCCCAGGGGGCCTTGCGGCAGTGGGACCTGGTGACGGTGGGGCTGGGCTCACCCCTCACCCAAGAACCTCTGCGCGTGGAGGAGCGCATCTGGCAGTACCTCATCGGCATCGATGGCCTCGACGAGCGGCTGGCTCGCTGTGTCCAGCCTCCGCCCGACGCAAGACCCCTGGTGCCCACGCACGAGGCCCTGGCCCGGCAGGTGGCCGCCACCTGCGCCGGCGCGGCGCGCGATTCCCCACTCCCTGTCGTTCAACTCGTTGGACGCAGTGCATCGGATCAGGCCACGCTCGCCCAACATTCCACCGCATTGCTCGGCCTTTCACTCCTGCGCGCTCCTGCGGAAAACCTGCCCGACTCCCAAGATGGGACAGCGCGTTTCGCGAGCTTGTGGAACCGGGAAGCGCTGCTCGGTGGCCACGCCCTCCTGTTGGACTGCCACAACATGGATTCCTCGGAGCCTGCGCGTGTCGCGTCCATCCAACGATTGGTGGCATCAATCCACGGGTTGCTTTTTCTTGCCACGCCTGAACGCCGCGCCACGGGAACTCGCACCAATGCCCTCTACGAAGTCCCCCCGCTCTCCATTGAGGAACAGCGTGCCTTTTGGACACAAGGGTTGGAACGAAGCCTCGAACCCCAAACAGTGCAACGCCTCGAACTCCCAGAAACCATTGATGCCCTTGTAAACCAATTCACTTTGGACTGTGCGACCATTGAGGCGGCCACTACACAAGGGTTAGGCCAACTCCTGGCGCGTGGTGGTCTTCCAAAACCTGGAGAGGTGCGTGAAGCGCTTTGGGCCGGGTCCCAGGCACAGTGTCGCCAGAGGCTGGAGGGATTGGCACAGCGACTGAACTTGAAAGCGCATTCGACAGACCTGATACTGTCCGAAACGCAAGCTCGACAGCTCGCCGAGGTGGAAACGCATGTACGCCATCGGGCGCTCATTCACGAGACGTGGGGGTTCTCGACTGGAAGCTGGAGAGGAATGGGCACCAGTGTGCTGTTGGCTGGCCCAAGTGGTACAGGCAAAACCCTCGCCGCCGAGGTGTTGGCGAAGCGACTTGGATTGGACCTCTATCGCATCGATTTGAGCGGCGTAGTGAACAAATATGTCGGGGAAACAGAGAAGAACCTGCGCAAGGTTTTTGATGCGGCTGAAGCGGGAGGATGTGCTCTACTTTTCGACGAAGCCGATGCGTTGTTTGGTCAGCGCAGTGAGGTGCGGGACAGCCATGACCGCTATGCCAACTTGGAGGTGAGTTACCTTTTGCAGCGCGTGGAATCATTCCAAGGATTGGCCATCCTCACGACCAACCGCCAGTCCGATCTCGATCGCGCCTTCTCTCGCCGCCTGCAATTCGTGGTGAACTTCTCGATGCCGGGTCCAGAGCAACGCAAGGCGCTGTGGGTGTGTTCATTCCCGTCCGGCGCCCCGATAGAGTCCTTGGATTTTGAACATCTATCTAATCTTGAAATTTCTGGCGCGCTGATTCGCAAAATAGCAGTCAACGCGGCATTCCTTGCCGCCGAGGAAGGTTGGCTCTCGGGACAAGCCCCCCACATCTCAATGCGGAACATAAACACCGCGGCGCTGCGCGAGGCGGAACGACAGCAGTTACCCATCCACAACATTAAATTTCTCTGAAAAACGCTCCAATGAAATGCACACTGTGACCCCATACGAAAAAGCATTTCGCCGCCCCACCCCTGGATGCAGCGGAAGTCCTGAGCCATCTCCTCATTTATCGGCCGAAATTCCCAGTGATTTCAGGCGCTTGCAGGTGGCGGCATCTTTCGTCAAACCCAGCCAGGGGCCAGCACCGCACGCCGCTCCCTCGGACGCCCAATGAAAACAAGGGTTACGATGCGAAAATAAGGGGATGGCTCAGGGTGGATGCCGCTGGGCCTCCTGCTTGTCTCGTGGATGAGCACGGCAGATGTGCAAGACAGAGATGCAACTCAAGCGGTGTTACCAATAGCAGCTCAGCAGCATCCCACGTTGGAAAAATTCTGGGTGGATGAGGCCTATACCGGACCGCGGGTGGATGAGGTGGCCAAGGAGAGTGGCATTAACCTCGAGGTGGTCGAACGCTCGGACCAGGCGAAGGGACTCGTCCTCCTGCCCAAGCAATGGATGGTGGAGCGGACGTTCGGGTGACTAAACCGTCAGCGCAGGTATCCAAAGACCACGAGCGCGAAGATTCATCACCTGAAGCGCCTATCCACCTCGGCATGATTGACCTCATGCTGCGGCGGCTCGCCTGACTGCTCCAGTTCAACCTCCTCTGAGAATCAGGCGCCTACAAAAGCCGCTGTTTTGAATGGGAAGAAGGACGTCCAAGACCTACTGCTGGCCTCACACCTCACGCAGGCGAACACGTCCAAGTCGAGATTGAGGGAGTGTCAAATCCGGCGTTGATTAGAACTCTGCGGGCGATTGTAATTCACACAGAAACTGTCATTGGTAAGGAGCGTTCCTTTGCCACTCAAATCGGTATCCAAACCCCGTCGGTCTTCCTCCAAACGGAGCCCGTCCACCAGCAAACCCGACGAGAGTCAGGTCGAGCATGCATACCGGGCTCCGGAAGCAGCGGCCCGCCCATGCCACGATTTCTCACGCGTGCCCGTCCATTCCTCACAGCCACGAAGCGGTAAAGGGTCCGTTAACAAAAGCAAGGGCGGGTCTCGCTCCCCGAGAGACCCGCCCTCTCATGCCATACTTTTGGGGGATGAGTTACCGGAGGAGGACTCGGATGATGAGGACTTCGTTCCCAAGGAGCCCGAAAAGGACGAGCAAGAGGATGTGAGCGGCGTCGACTTCACCGCGCTCACATCCAACGTCGCGAAGTACTCCAAGAGCACCCGGTCCGAGGTCAAGAAACAGAAAAGCGAGGCTCTGGGCGAGACGATCGCCAAGCTGCTCCCCTCGTTCATCAATTTTCAGGAAGTGACAAGTCCCTCCGTCTTCAAAAAATACATCCAGAACTCGAGCGCCTTCAAGAACATACCCACCTCTCAGTACGCCATGCATCCCGGTCCGACCTATAAGGCCGGAACGTACCATGAATCCTATCCTTTGATGTACAACACCGCGATGATCCACCAGAGGCCCAAGTTGTACGTAATGAACAAGGAGAACACGGGACTTGCGCCCTACTCGGGAAACCTCATTTTCGGCAAGAAAAACAATCAGCCCCGTCCCACCTCGGTCTATGGTTTTAATGTTCCCATCGGACGCTATAACCTGCGGCCCCCCAGCAAAGACAATTTCGCTACGGGCAAGCCTAATTTAAAGTATAGAAGGAAACACTCCAATCTCAAGCATCGCAAGATTCAGTATCAACCCATGTCCGTGATTAACGTGCATACTTCTCCATCGATCTCGACCATCTCGAAGCAGGTCGAGCACATCCGGAAGTCCGCCGAGGTGCTCAAGGAAAAGGGGCACAGTACGATGGCTTCCGGCGATTGGTATGCCGAGCGTGGCGCGAAGATTCAGTGGGCTGAACTCGAACAGAGCGAAGACTGGAACCTCGCCGCTCCTGAGCAGAACACAAGCTTCCCTGGCAAGGGGAAGCTCGGGCAGACCGCAGACCACTTCTTGCTCGACAACCATGCGTTCACAGCCAACTCCGCTCATGCGATACCGCCACCGAATGATGACTACACCTCGCTAGAGGATCACCTCACCAAGGACGTCTCGGCGGATCAGCTGGAAAAGTGGAGAGACATCAATATCGATCACGCGCCAGTCCTGC includes:
- a CDS encoding ATP-binding protein, translated to MTWEEHNRAFLSTCLERVRRLLERHAEAPRAEAPVAPPSREDADAWPEWPAEAGRPPALRVLCETFGLSPFERDVLLLGAGMELDSRIPAACARAQGDAQRPYPTFALALAALPHAHWDALSPQGALRQWDLVTVGLGSPLTQEPLRVEERIWQYLIGIDGLDERLARCVQPPPDARPLVPTHEALARQVAATCAGAARDSPLPVVQLVGRSASDQATLAQHSTALLGLSLLRAPAENLPDSQDGTARFASLWNREALLGGHALLLDCHNMDSSEPARVASIQRLVASIHGLLFLATPERRATGTRTNALYEVPPLSIEEQRAFWTQGLERSLEPQTVQRLELPETIDALVNQFTLDCATIEAATTQGLGQLLARGGLPKPGEVREALWAGSQAQCRQRLEGLAQRLNLKAHSTDLILSETQARQLAEVETHVRHRALIHETWGFSTGSWRGMGTSVLLAGPSGTGKTLAAEVLAKRLGLDLYRIDLSGVVNKYVGETEKNLRKVFDAAEAGGCALLFDEADALFGQRSEVRDSHDRYANLEVSYLLQRVESFQGLAILTTNRQSDLDRAFSRRLQFVVNFSMPGPEQRKALWVCSFPSGAPIESLDFEHLSNLEISGALIRKIAVNAAFLAAEEGWLSGQAPHISMRNINTAALREAERQQLPIHNIKFL